AAAATGGACTGTGAAATCGCAGTAATCGTTGGTGGCGGAAACATTTGGAGAGGTAAAACAGGTAGTGACTTAGGTATGGACCGTGGAACTGCTGATTACATGGGTATGCTTGCAACTGTAATGAATGCCTTAGCATTACAAGATAGTTTAGAACAATTGGATTGTGATACACGAGTATTAACATCTATTGAAATGAAGCAAGTGGCTGAACCTTATATTCGTCGTCGTGCAATTAGACACTTAGAAAAGAAACGCGTAGTTATTTTTGCTGCAGGTATTGGAAACCCATACTTCTCTACAGATACTACAGCGGCATTACGTGCTGCAGAAGTTGAAGCAGATGTTATTTTAATGGGCAAAAATAATGTAGATGGTGTATATTCTGCAGATCCTAAAGTAAACAAAGATGCGGTAAAATATGAACATTTAACGCATATTCAAATGCTTC
The genomic region above belongs to Staphylococcus aureus and contains:
- the pyrH gene encoding UMP kinase, encoding MAQISKYKRVVLKLSGEALAGEKGFGINPVIIKSVAEQVAEVAKMDCEIAVIVGGGNIWRGKTGSDLGMDRGTADYMGMLATVMNALALQDSLEQLDCDTRVLTSIEMKQVAEPYIRRRAIRHLEKKRVVIFAAGIGNPYFSTDTTAALRAAEVEADVILMGKNNVDGVYSADPKVNKDAVKYEHLTHIQMLQEGLQVMDSTASSFCMDNNIPLTVFSIMEEGNIKRAVMGEKIGTLITK